In a single window of the Calderihabitans maritimus genome:
- a CDS encoding menaquinone biosynthetic enzyme MqnA/MqnD family protein encodes MVRVRLGKVDYLNCLPLYDAIETGKVALEADLFPGTPTLLNQKFLAGELDITPLSSIEYARNSEKCIILPGISISADGRVASILLFSKVPLEDLEGKKVALTSSSATSVVLLKILLTLQYNIRVRYETCEPRLSSMLEKAEAALLIGDDALVEAANCRRNLYVYDLGEMWKKFTGYPMIYALWVIRRDFAEKYPEEVNRISRAFICSQRIGMSNVPQLVAKARARRGLPEKILYDYFATIRYDLDERYQRALKEYYSYAYRCGLIERLVDLEIWGGHGG; translated from the coding sequence ATGGTACGAGTGCGTTTGGGGAAGGTAGACTACCTGAACTGCCTTCCTTTGTACGATGCTATTGAAACGGGTAAGGTCGCTTTAGAAGCAGATTTATTTCCCGGAACTCCTACTTTACTCAACCAAAAATTCCTGGCAGGGGAGTTAGACATAACTCCCTTGTCTTCTATTGAGTATGCGCGAAATTCCGAAAAGTGTATCATTTTGCCGGGCATTTCCATAAGTGCTGATGGGAGGGTTGCCAGCATTTTATTGTTTAGTAAGGTTCCGTTGGAGGACCTGGAAGGGAAGAAGGTTGCTTTAACCAGTTCTTCAGCTACGTCAGTAGTGTTGCTAAAAATACTCTTGACTCTCCAATACAACATTAGGGTACGGTATGAAACCTGTGAACCGCGGCTAAGCTCAATGTTGGAAAAGGCGGAAGCTGCGTTGCTGATAGGAGATGATGCTTTAGTAGAGGCTGCAAATTGCCGGCGAAACCTCTATGTTTATGACCTGGGGGAGATGTGGAAAAAGTTTACCGGATATCCTATGATATATGCTCTCTGGGTTATTCGAAGGGATTTTGCGGAAAAGTATCCGGAAGAAGTAAATCGTATCAGCCGGGCATTTATCTGTTCGCAAAGAATAGGAATGAGTAATGTTCCTCAGTTAGTGGCTAAAGCCAGAGCTCGAAGAGGATTGCCGGAAAAAATTCTTTACGACTATTTTGCTACTATCCGTTATGATCTGGACGAACGATATCAGCGAGCTTTAAAGGAATATTACTCTTATGCTTACCGATGTGGTCTAATCGAGAGGTTAGTTGATTTAGAGATTTGGGGTGGACACGGTGGCTGA
- the mqnC gene encoding cyclic dehypoxanthinyl futalosine synthase produces the protein MDTVADWRSLLAKAAEGQRLSLEEGIKIYKEADLLALGRVATLLRERKHPHNLITFVIDRNINYTNVCTCQCRFCAFFREENHPEAYVISREELFAKIEELIQAGGTQVLIQGGLHPRLGLDFYIDMLKDIKRRYKIHIHSFSPPEIIHMSRLSGLTITEVLKRLKKAGLDSLPGGGAEILVNRVRKIISPHKISWEEWMEVMLTAHQVGLRSTATMMFGSIENPEERILHLVRIREAQDQTGGFTAFIPWSYQPGNTQLGGTTATGMDYLRMLAISRIMLDNIPNIQASWVTQGAKLAQVALWFGANDFGGTMLEENVVRAAGVRNWVPLEEILHCIRAAGKVPAQRNTLYEIIRIYD, from the coding sequence GTGGACACGGTGGCTGATTGGAGATCTTTATTGGCGAAGGCGGCAGAAGGGCAAAGATTATCATTGGAAGAAGGTATCAAGATCTATAAAGAAGCTGACCTTCTTGCTCTGGGGAGAGTGGCTACTCTCTTGCGGGAACGAAAGCATCCCCATAATTTAATTACTTTTGTTATTGATCGTAATATTAATTATACTAACGTATGTACCTGTCAATGCCGTTTTTGTGCTTTTTTCCGGGAGGAAAATCATCCGGAAGCCTATGTAATTTCCCGGGAGGAATTGTTTGCAAAAATAGAAGAATTAATCCAGGCAGGAGGAACCCAAGTTTTAATCCAGGGAGGACTACACCCACGGCTCGGCCTGGATTTTTATATTGATATGCTGAAAGATATCAAGCGGCGTTACAAAATTCATATTCATTCCTTTTCTCCGCCGGAGATTATTCATATGAGCCGCTTGTCAGGCCTAACCATTACGGAAGTTCTAAAACGGCTAAAAAAAGCAGGATTGGACTCTTTGCCGGGGGGCGGGGCAGAAATACTGGTCAATCGAGTGCGGAAAATAATCAGTCCCCATAAGATTAGCTGGGAAGAATGGATGGAAGTGATGCTTACGGCCCACCAGGTAGGACTGCGTTCCACCGCTACCATGATGTTTGGCAGTATTGAAAATCCGGAGGAAAGGATATTACATTTGGTACGGATAAGGGAAGCACAGGATCAAACGGGAGGGTTTACTGCCTTTATTCCGTGGAGTTATCAACCGGGGAATACCCAATTGGGCGGTACGACGGCCACCGGCATGGATTATTTGAGGATGTTGGCTATTTCCCGCATTATGCTGGACAACATTCCCAATATTCAAGCCTCCTGGGTAACTCAAGGTGCGAAATTGGCTCAGGTTGCCTTATGGTTCGGGGCTAATGATTTCGGAGGTACGATGTTGGAAGAAAACGTGGTGCGGGCGGCGGGAGTGAGGAACTGGGTGCCTTTGGAGGAGATACTTCACTGTATTCGGGCGGCGGGAAAGGTTCCTGCCCAAAGAAATACTCTTTATGAGATAATCCGGATTTATGATTAA
- the dut gene encoding dUTP diphosphatase: MGRRFEVISDYQNKNIRLPRRKTRLSAGYDLEAAEDIVLEPKKVTFIPTGLKVYMEQDEVLQIFIRSGLSSRNAVSLINGTGIIDADYVDNPQNEGHILIPVFNHGDEPIHIRKGQAVAQGIFIKYLLTDDDQTGEQRQGGFGSTGQ, encoded by the coding sequence ATGGGCAGGCGGTTTGAAGTGATAAGCGATTATCAAAATAAGAATATCCGCCTTCCGCGGCGAAAAACTCGTCTGAGTGCCGGATACGATCTTGAAGCGGCAGAGGACATAGTCTTGGAACCGAAAAAAGTAACGTTCATCCCTACAGGGTTAAAAGTTTACATGGAGCAAGACGAAGTTCTTCAGATTTTTATTCGAAGCGGTTTGTCCAGCAGAAACGCGGTAAGCTTGATAAACGGAACCGGTATCATTGACGCCGATTATGTAGACAACCCACAGAATGAGGGACATATTTTAATTCCGGTTTTTAACCATGGAGATGAACCCATTCATATTCGTAAGGGACAGGCAGTTGCCCAGGGGATTTTTATAAAATACCTACTTACTGATGATGACCAAACAGGAGAGCAACGCCAGGGAGGTTTTGGCAGTACAGGCCAGTAA
- a CDS encoding YlmC/YmxH family sporulation protein, protein MKLSELIGKQIVNLYNGVNLGTVGESDLVIDTESGEVESIILPRKSNLISFWFNEQKLVIPWQAVKKVGSEVIIVDLDQSYSSLRKHSG, encoded by the coding sequence ATGAAATTAAGCGAGCTTATCGGAAAACAGATTGTTAATCTGTATAACGGTGTTAATTTGGGAACGGTCGGGGAATCTGATTTGGTTATTGATACGGAAAGCGGAGAGGTAGAATCTATTATCCTTCCCCGAAAAAGCAATCTGATTAGTTTTTGGTTTAATGAACAAAAACTCGTGATACCATGGCAGGCAGTAAAGAAGGTGGGCAGTGAGGTGATTATTGTCGATCTTGACCAGAGTTATTCAAGCCTGCGTAAGCATTCTGGTTAA
- a CDS encoding carbohydrate-binding protein: MFLHDDRIFVDPVPASKGSTVKIGYNGLLAKSGADAVWIHYGFDGWNSTATVPMYRQADGSFVTHITAQGNKEINFCFKDSADHWDNNSGWNWMCPIK; encoded by the coding sequence ATGTTTCTTCATGATGACCGTATCTTCGTAGATCCGGTACCAGCGTCAAAAGGTAGTACGGTCAAGATAGGGTATAACGGATTATTGGCAAAATCGGGTGCCGATGCCGTCTGGATACATTACGGGTTTGACGGCTGGAATTCTACGGCCACTGTTCCCATGTATCGGCAGGCCGACGGTAGTTTCGTTACCCATATAACCGCACAGGGGAATAAAGAAATCAACTTCTGCTTCAAGGATAGCGCGGACCATTGGGACAACAACAGCGGGTGGAATTGGATGTGCCCTATTAAGTAA
- a CDS encoding selenium metabolism-associated LysR family transcriptional regulator — protein sequence MERHHLEIFKVVAEKKSFSQASEVLHISQPAISQQINALEEHLGVRLFDRTTRKVSLTEEGKLLYQYAVKICALFADAERSLSEYSEVVKGTLAIGASLTIGETLLPKVIGDFKELYPQVHITVNVINTEQIIRAVLEQSLEIGLVEGPVNNAELTVQPFMDDELFVVVNPDHPLATQRSVSLDQLTCFPFVLREKGSGTRKIMEEALEAAGLNPKRLPVALELGSTEAVKSAVEANLGVSILSRRSVQKELKLNTLKLLSIDNLRITRKFYVVTNPKRHPTPAFERFLSFIRDEKFKD from the coding sequence TTGGAGCGTCATCATTTGGAAATATTCAAGGTAGTTGCCGAGAAGAAAAGCTTTTCTCAAGCTTCCGAAGTACTTCACATTTCTCAACCAGCTATCTCGCAACAGATTAATGCGCTGGAAGAGCATTTGGGAGTTAGGCTTTTCGACCGAACCACCAGAAAGGTTTCCTTGACGGAGGAAGGGAAGTTGTTGTATCAATACGCTGTAAAGATATGTGCTCTGTTCGCTGATGCCGAAAGAAGTCTCAGTGAATACAGCGAGGTTGTTAAAGGCACATTGGCGATTGGAGCCAGTTTGACTATAGGCGAAACTTTGCTACCAAAAGTAATCGGTGATTTCAAGGAACTCTATCCACAGGTTCACATAACAGTTAATGTAATCAATACTGAACAAATTATTCGTGCTGTTTTAGAACAGTCATTGGAAATTGGTTTGGTGGAGGGACCGGTAAATAATGCTGAGTTAACCGTGCAACCTTTTATGGATGATGAACTTTTTGTGGTTGTCAACCCTGATCACCCTCTGGCTACTCAGCGTTCGGTTTCCCTTGACCAATTAACTTGTTTTCCCTTTGTCTTGCGGGAAAAAGGTTCAGGAACCAGAAAAATCATGGAAGAAGCGCTGGAAGCAGCCGGGTTGAACCCGAAAAGGTTACCTGTTGCTCTGGAATTGGGCAGTACCGAAGCTGTAAAATCTGCCGTGGAAGCAAATTTGGGCGTGTCAATTTTGTCCCGACGTTCGGTCCAAAAGGAGCTGAAATTAAATACCTTAAAATTGCTTTCTATTGATAATCTGAGAATTACCAGAAAGTTTTATGTGGTTACCAATCCCAAAAGACACCCTACTCCTGCCTTTGAGCGGTTTTTATCCTTTATCCGGGATGAAAAATTTAAGGATTGA
- a CDS encoding YeiH family protein: MPLSYIPAFPWEWIGGILFTFVIAGIGVGLARLPVINQLGAMVTSILIAIVYRQIAGYPEIIRSGIEFSAKKILRYAIVLFGFKLNIDMILHQGLGLLAGDTVTITLAIAITLGIARWLKADKSLSLLLGVGTGVCGAAAIAAVSPIIKAKDDDTAIAVGIIALVGTIFTVVYTLLRPILDITVTQYGIWSGISLHEIAHVVAAAAPAGQDALAIALLTKLGRVLLLVPLSFILTLWMKRQGTFTGQAKVEFPWFLVGFIITSLIGTYVPIPKMYMQVLTTLSSFLLTAAMVGLGLNVSVQALRTKAFKPLMSMFVASIMLSIFTYFSIIRLTP, from the coding sequence ATGCCCTTGAGTTACATACCGGCTTTTCCTTGGGAGTGGATTGGAGGAATTTTATTCACATTTGTTATCGCAGGCATAGGTGTAGGTTTAGCAAGGTTACCAGTCATAAATCAGCTAGGAGCTATGGTAACATCAATTCTCATTGCGATTGTCTATCGGCAAATTGCTGGTTACCCAGAGATAATTCGGTCTGGCATTGAATTCTCGGCGAAGAAAATTTTGCGTTATGCAATCGTCTTGTTTGGTTTTAAGCTTAATATTGATATGATTCTCCATCAAGGGCTAGGGCTACTGGCCGGAGATACAGTCACCATTACGTTAGCCATCGCTATCACTTTAGGGATCGCGCGATGGTTGAAGGCAGACAAATCGTTGTCCTTGCTGCTCGGTGTAGGAACAGGAGTTTGCGGGGCAGCCGCTATTGCCGCTGTATCTCCTATTATCAAGGCAAAAGACGATGACACAGCAATTGCAGTTGGAATTATCGCGCTTGTGGGAACCATCTTTACTGTTGTCTACACATTGTTACGTCCCATTTTGGACATTACCGTTACTCAATATGGAATCTGGAGTGGAATAAGCCTCCACGAAATAGCCCATGTAGTAGCTGCAGCGGCTCCGGCAGGCCAGGATGCCTTAGCAATTGCACTTTTAACGAAACTTGGGCGCGTGCTTTTATTAGTGCCGTTGAGTTTTATTTTAACTTTATGGATGAAAAGACAAGGTACATTCACTGGACAGGCAAAAGTGGAATTTCCATGGTTTCTCGTAGGATTCATCATTACCAGCCTCATCGGCACCTATGTCCCGATCCCGAAAATGTATATGCAGGTTTTGACCACGTTAAGCTCATTTCTCCTAACGGCCGCCATGGTCGGATTAGGGTTGAACGTCAGTGTTCAGGCTCTTCGAACGAAGGCATTTAAGCCTTTGATGTCTATGTTCGTAGCCTCGATCATGCTCTCTATCTTTACGTACTTCTCCATTATTAGGCTGACCCCTTAA
- a CDS encoding ASKHA domain-containing protein has protein sequence MVSILTHGQGREVELNPLTRKYFIELKPPNKMDNQADVERVRRYLPERLRQADIPLEVIRKLPSSLREANWGVTITTAEIPNNPWIINVEPGRHIDRHYGLALDIGTTTIVIYLVDLNTGHVLAKASEYNGQIQYGEDILTRIHLGSTEKGLQNLRRTLLGTINQLVGQIAAEASIDRNELCALTVAGNTTMIHLFLGLEPTYICREPYTPVVNSTGPLRASAVGVHINPQAVVYCLPCIGSYVGGDVIAGVLVSGMYEQPYLSLLVDIGTNGEIVLGNCEWLVACAGAAGPALEGGAAAHGMRAEKGAINRIKINPRTGKVDYQVIGGGKAKGICGSGLVDCLAELLLAGIIDRSGHFIEDIQHFVVAPAEETATGKDIIISQKDIKNLLRTKAAVNAAVEVLMEEVGCSIHELKYFYSAGAFGEYMDRESAVTIGLYPDLPRQNIICLGNSSIEGAKLVLLSQDMWREVEALAKRITYFELNNNQKFMEKYTSGLFLPHADLSIYPTVKKKLEAKARL, from the coding sequence ATGGTAAGTATCTTAACCCACGGGCAGGGGAGAGAAGTCGAATTAAACCCTTTGACCAGAAAGTATTTTATTGAGCTGAAGCCTCCCAATAAAATGGATAACCAAGCCGACGTCGAACGAGTGCGCCGCTACCTGCCTGAAAGACTAAGACAAGCAGATATTCCACTGGAGGTTATACGAAAACTTCCCTCGTCTCTTCGAGAAGCGAACTGGGGAGTTACCATTACAACCGCCGAAATACCAAATAATCCCTGGATAATAAACGTGGAACCCGGCCGGCATATAGACCGGCACTACGGACTGGCACTGGATATAGGTACTACAACGATTGTTATCTACCTGGTAGACCTGAATACCGGCCACGTTCTGGCAAAAGCTTCGGAATATAACGGCCAGATCCAATACGGTGAGGACATTTTGACCAGAATTCATTTGGGCAGTACTGAAAAAGGGCTACAAAATCTCCGGCGAACATTACTTGGAACCATCAACCAACTGGTCGGTCAAATAGCGGCAGAAGCTTCCATTGATAGAAATGAACTTTGCGCGTTAACCGTAGCCGGTAACACTACCATGATACACCTCTTTTTAGGGTTGGAACCCACTTACATTTGTCGGGAGCCATATACTCCTGTAGTTAACAGCACGGGACCACTGCGTGCGTCGGCAGTGGGAGTTCACATCAATCCTCAAGCAGTAGTTTATTGTTTGCCATGTATTGGTAGTTATGTAGGTGGTGATGTAATTGCCGGAGTTTTAGTCAGCGGAATGTACGAGCAACCATATCTGTCCCTTTTAGTGGATATCGGCACAAATGGAGAAATCGTTTTAGGCAACTGCGAATGGTTGGTAGCCTGCGCCGGGGCAGCCGGGCCCGCCCTAGAGGGAGGTGCTGCCGCCCATGGAATGCGCGCGGAAAAAGGTGCTATAAATAGGATCAAAATTAATCCCCGCACAGGCAAAGTTGATTACCAGGTTATCGGCGGAGGAAAGGCAAAAGGCATCTGTGGTTCCGGCCTGGTTGATTGCTTGGCAGAACTTCTACTGGCAGGTATAATTGACCGGTCGGGCCATTTCATCGAAGATATTCAGCATTTTGTCGTGGCTCCGGCAGAAGAAACGGCAACGGGAAAAGATATTATAATTTCCCAGAAAGACATTAAGAATTTACTACGCACCAAAGCGGCGGTCAATGCAGCTGTGGAAGTCTTGATGGAAGAGGTCGGGTGTTCAATTCATGAGCTGAAGTATTTCTATTCTGCAGGAGCTTTTGGGGAATACATGGACCGGGAATCTGCTGTAACCATCGGTTTGTATCCTGACCTGCCGAGGCAAAATATCATTTGCCTTGGTAATAGCTCTATAGAAGGGGCTAAATTAGTTTTACTTTCCCAGGATATGTGGAGAGAGGTAGAAGCTTTGGCTAAAAGGATAACATATTTTGAATTAAATAATAACCAAAAATTTATGGAAAAATACACGTCTGGACTTTTTCTCCCGCATGCAGATTTAAGTATTTATCCCACCGTGAAAAAAAAATTGGAAGCTAAAGCACGTTTATAG
- a CDS encoding helix-turn-helix domain-containing protein: MSIGEKLKKLREERHISLEELADKIGVPVRCLEDVEQGKKRLGSKSLKEIACLLGAPEDYFVTGDDEVEQEIDPPNETVEYISSAVGRRIRQLREEKGLTLVECGRRAGISYTHISEIERGNTCPSLKTLEKLARVLEVPLTYFLSNGSFATMGDRIRKLREAQGLTQAKLARQIGISDSLIAQVETGKAQPSLNTLERLADVLGVSPSYFLAKEDEFRRDNPVIPLKEWTVNKKIDTILELLQEASDQDLDFLAGLIRYLWEYRGHDRNQVDDPVIAQIVELLKKFTDEEKRSVLDYIKFIESRREVEAKV; encoded by the coding sequence ATGTCAATCGGAGAAAAGCTGAAGAAGTTGCGTGAAGAAAGGCACATTTCACTGGAGGAACTGGCAGATAAGATTGGTGTTCCCGTTCGTTGTCTTGAAGATGTAGAGCAAGGCAAGAAACGGTTGGGCAGTAAATCCCTAAAGGAAATCGCCTGCCTGCTGGGGGCTCCGGAGGACTATTTTGTTACCGGTGATGATGAAGTCGAGCAGGAAATTGATCCCCCGAATGAAACCGTGGAATATATTAGCAGTGCTGTGGGGAGAAGGATCAGACAGCTCAGAGAAGAAAAAGGTCTGACCCTGGTCGAATGCGGCAGGAGGGCGGGAATTTCCTATACCCATATCAGCGAAATAGAGAGAGGAAACACCTGTCCCTCGTTGAAGACCCTGGAAAAACTGGCTCGAGTACTTGAAGTTCCTTTAACCTACTTCCTTTCCAATGGTTCCTTTGCAACCATGGGAGACCGGATTCGAAAGCTCAGAGAGGCCCAGGGCCTCACCCAGGCAAAGCTGGCTCGGCAGATCGGTATTTCCGACAGCCTAATTGCCCAAGTGGAAACAGGGAAGGCGCAGCCATCCCTGAATACCCTGGAACGACTGGCAGATGTGCTGGGAGTTTCTCCGTCTTACTTTCTTGCTAAAGAAGACGAGTTCAGGCGGGATAACCCTGTGATACCCTTAAAGGAATGGACTGTCAACAAAAAGATAGATACTATCCTAGAATTGCTGCAAGAGGCCTCTGATCAAGACCTGGATTTTCTAGCAGGGTTGATCCGATATTTGTGGGAATACCGTGGTCATGATAGGAACCAGGTGGACGATCCCGTTATTGCGCAAATTGTTGAGTTGTTAAAGAAGTTCACGGATGAAGAAAAACGCTCCGTCCTGGATTATATAAAATTCATCGAAAGCAGGCGCGAGGTTGAGGCGAAGGTTTAG
- a CDS encoding Crp/Fnr family transcriptional regulator, whose translation MNNLFGGSILYLSENENKLIKTAGPTVIYPPGQLVFAAGEIADRVYFMEKGIVKIFKLTTCGNYCTVALRFPGDFIGLAEVLYGGRRSCYAEVMEEAHMTIIQKTVLENMLMQHPDIAVKVAQILGARLREAQSKLFEMACYQVPSRLALLLLKTSERLGEKTDEGIKLKVKFTHEEMAYMVGTSRPSVTVALKMFEKEKSIKRTKSGEIIITCAETLKKWI comes from the coding sequence ATGAATAATTTGTTTGGAGGGTCTATTTTGTATTTAAGTGAAAATGAGAACAAACTCATCAAAACAGCTGGCCCTACAGTTATTTATCCTCCCGGACAGCTGGTATTTGCTGCCGGTGAAATTGCCGACCGGGTATATTTTATGGAAAAGGGTATAGTTAAAATTTTTAAGCTGACGACGTGTGGCAACTACTGTACTGTAGCCTTACGTTTTCCCGGAGATTTTATCGGGTTGGCTGAAGTTTTGTACGGTGGGCGACGGAGTTGTTATGCAGAGGTCATGGAAGAGGCCCATATGACCATTATTCAGAAGACGGTACTAGAGAATATGCTTATGCAGCATCCGGACATAGCGGTCAAGGTGGCGCAGATATTGGGTGCCCGCCTGCGGGAAGCCCAATCAAAGCTTTTTGAGATGGCATGCTACCAGGTGCCGAGCAGATTAGCTTTGTTGCTGCTGAAAACAAGCGAGCGTCTGGGTGAAAAGACTGACGAAGGAATCAAACTTAAAGTTAAATTTACCCATGAGGAAATGGCATATATGGTGGGCACTTCCAGGCCTAGTGTAACCGTGGCATTAAAAATGTTTGAAAAGGAAAAAAGCATAAAAAGAACCAAGAGCGGTGAAATAATAATCACTTGTGCAGAAACTTTAAAAAAATGGATTTAG
- a CDS encoding SLC13 family permease: MSTEIVSVKKQEVFDLDKKKLLSLIIAFVIMLGLHFAPELPGLSSQGQSVLAVFLWFMIVMISGSLHRFVVGFAAPLFITILTDFKVAEAFSAFTGKAFFLAIGAFVYAGIMVATPLGKRIAIGITDLFRSIRVPRILLGLCVADFCISGFLPTVAETGLLLPLAKGFSGLTRGKEHLPEVKRINNGLFLLVCGLMPLFTSLLILTAHFPNILMAGFMEKAGITITWMDWLKLNLPLWGLMPVAYFYTIWYFKLWKVEIPGANEELPRMKKELGKITWPEKWALMSLGICLFLWITEKSLHNINTGMVAILLVFLVFLPFGKIKFETIAPHIMWDVWILLGGAISLGTALYKSGAVKWMVDLILSPMESKIIGLPPILILLIVVIGTQIARAGIVSAAAMGAMFIPLTMAMAPELGFNVLPFTLIVVNCLSYSFFLPMSITAFFIAWGASDMSMGEVIKFGTPLSIICNLYVIISLSIWLPIIGYPLTI, from the coding sequence TTGAGTACTGAAATTGTAAGTGTGAAGAAACAAGAAGTATTTGATTTAGACAAGAAAAAACTTTTAAGTTTAATAATTGCTTTTGTAATAATGTTAGGACTACATTTTGCGCCTGAACTTCCTGGATTATCTTCTCAAGGACAATCGGTGCTTGCAGTATTTCTTTGGTTTATGATTGTCATGATCTCTGGTTCTCTACATCGTTTTGTGGTGGGGTTTGCTGCGCCATTGTTTATAACAATACTGACAGATTTCAAGGTGGCTGAAGCATTTTCTGCCTTTACCGGAAAAGCATTCTTTTTAGCAATCGGCGCATTCGTATATGCAGGAATTATGGTGGCTACTCCATTGGGAAAACGAATTGCAATTGGAATTACAGATTTGTTCAGGTCTATAAGGGTTCCCAGAATTTTACTAGGACTGTGTGTAGCAGACTTCTGTATAAGCGGATTTTTGCCAACGGTAGCTGAAACTGGATTGTTATTACCTCTAGCAAAAGGTTTCAGCGGATTGACCAGGGGTAAGGAACACCTGCCGGAGGTCAAAAGAATTAATAATGGATTATTTTTACTTGTTTGTGGTTTGATGCCTCTATTTACCAGTTTATTAATATTAACAGCCCACTTCCCCAATATTCTAATGGCGGGATTCATGGAAAAGGCAGGTATTACCATTACGTGGATGGACTGGCTGAAACTTAACCTACCTTTATGGGGATTAATGCCCGTGGCCTATTTCTATACAATATGGTACTTCAAGCTCTGGAAAGTGGAAATTCCTGGGGCCAACGAAGAACTCCCCAGGATGAAGAAGGAACTGGGAAAAATAACATGGCCGGAAAAATGGGCTTTGATGTCTTTAGGCATTTGTCTTTTCCTCTGGATTACCGAAAAATCACTTCACAATATAAATACAGGAATGGTAGCTATACTCTTAGTCTTCCTAGTCTTTCTGCCCTTTGGCAAAATTAAGTTCGAAACAATTGCTCCTCACATCATGTGGGACGTATGGATTCTACTGGGTGGAGCTATTTCTCTAGGAACCGCATTATACAAGTCTGGGGCGGTAAAGTGGATGGTAGACCTTATACTTTCTCCCATGGAAAGCAAGATAATAGGCTTGCCGCCAATATTGATACTTTTAATTGTTGTGATAGGTACTCAGATTGCGAGAGCAGGTATCGTTAGTGCTGCTGCAATGGGAGCTATGTTTATACCATTGACAATGGCCATGGCACCGGAACTCGGCTTTAATGTTCTACCTTTTACCCTAATCGTTGTAAATTGCCTGAGTTACTCATTCTTCCTTCCCATGTCTATTACAGCCTTTTTCATTGCATGGGGTGCTTCTGATATGTCAATGGGAGAAGTAATAAAATTTGGTACTCCCCTGTCAATAATTTGCAACTTGTATGTAATTATAAGTTTGAGCATATGGCTACCAATTATCGGGTACCCATTGACGATATAG